The Liolophura sinensis isolate JHLJ2023 chromosome 6, CUHK_Ljap_v2, whole genome shotgun sequence genomic sequence GAATTGATCTGCTACAACAATTAGTTATTCAGGGCTTTAAATAGCAATCAAATGGATATTAAAATAGATTATTATAATATCAAGGATTTATTCAAATAATACTGACCCATCAGTTATGTGCCAAAATTATCAACgttaaaagttaaaaagagACAATTTTGATACCAAGACACTATTTGACACGTTATACTTCGATTATGTCAccgtaaaaaaatattatctataCAGGGAGAATGTGATGAGGACTAAGTGGTGATGGTGGGTATGATGAGACCGGCCTTCTGGGTAGAAGCCTCAGTAAATGTGAGGGAAGATCTGGTACTTGACACGCTCGCAGTAGCGCTCCCAACTAGGGCCGTACTTCTTACGGCAGCTGTGGTTGTCCCGATTGGAACGGTGCACCAACAGAACCAGGAAGTAAATCGGGTAGAAGTAAGGCAGGATGTGGGAAAATcctaaaaataaattaacaaatgcataaatgaactacaaacatatgtacaatacaaCCCAGTACAAATGTAAACCATTAGACTTTGATCCGCTACAGTCAGATGCCAGAACACAATCTATTCACTTAGAAGACCCAAAAGcatttatctactgctgctaAACTTATTTACTCGACAGCTGTTCAACAACTTGAtaagaacttttcatttgtatgatggCAGCGACGTTTTtgaccaggtacctgacaaacctcccacTTGAGGCTCCTGGCAAAGCAGGaatagctggattcgaacatccAACTTTACTGGTGACTGTCCCATTCAGCAGGACTTCAAACCTTTCAGTCTCATAATTATGACTATTAATATTAAGAAGATGAGCAAAGTACCTGTGGGTAGAGACCATGCCAGTGCCATGATGAGGGTCCCCAGGTAGTTAGGATGACGGCACAGTCCCCACCAGCCAGACACCAACAATCGACGCCCTGAAGCTGTGGGTATGGTCTCCAGGTCTGAAATAGTGGAAATCAATGCTCTGAATTAAGTGAGTGTGCACACATTTCCTACTCCATGGAACATTAATCATAATCTGAAAGACATGCACAGGACAGGAGTATTTAGGATTTTTGACACTGCTGAAATGTGTATTTTCAGAAATGTCAGGCACCTATTTtctggcttgtacatgtatatcataacaTACCAATAGAGAGCCAACACTGACCAATCAGGATGCAATCTACTTCTCACCTGGATAAAACAGTGTTTACTATGAAAAGAAGGTAACCTCCTAATATGAAGTCTCAGTTTGACAAGTACAGATATTGAAGTGGAATGACCTATTCAGTATCACTTACGAGCCAAGGTTGGGTTCTGAGGATCCTTTCTGAATTCATTCTTCTGAGAGTTAGATCCACGGAAGACAATATAGCCCACCACTACAACCATAAACACATCCAACAATAACCAAAGACATCCATCATCTGAATTTAAGATTTGACATTTGACCATTTGCTCTAAATACACTGATATAACCAATGTCATAATCtacattcaaaaatatatttctcatAAGACAGTaatcagtttctttttttttttttttgcttaaagAAACAAGGCCTTCCATTTTTCCAAAAATAAGAACTATGGTTTTCAAAGTTTAATCTCAACAGGCTATCTCGTTAGTTAAGCGCCAGTGATAGCACTTTACATCTCTACTAATACTTATGAAAACCCCATATCAAAACATAATCAGAGAAAGTTTAAGACAATACATGTGCTAGAGTAAATATTCAAACTGAAGTATTTGATTGCTGTTGAataccattctcaagaattttttcctCATCCAAGGGCCGTCGGTTATATGGATGgagggaaaccagagtgtccacGTTTAAACAactgacttttggcaagttattgcCAAACTTTTTCATATGTGATGTATAGATGTGTACGTTATAAGTTGTCTTGAACCAGCCGACTGTGCAAACTGCCATACGGGCTTCGTCAGCCGCtcattgtcatcaaggccccacaaactgTGAGAGCGAATGAAGCTAAAAAGCATGTACACTTACAATTAAGAACTGCAATAGCAGCCAAGCCATACCACCTCCACTCTTGGGGATGTTCTAGCAAGAAGCGTGTTTGCAGACTGTAGAGGAATGGCACCCAGACAATGTCCCCAAAGACCAGCATGAAACCAAACCCGTCATGGAGAATGTCCATTGTGGTGAGTATAGCATCCTGCCAGGTGAAcattattaaagaatatttaagATGTAAGTATTTTCCAAGTGAGATAAACTCAAATGCTATCCCATTTAAAATGGCAGGGACTGAAACAACAGATATGAaagatctattttttttttctacataagAAACATTACTTCAGTATCACACCACCACATCTGAAAACCATTCAACTTTCGATTTAACATTGGAATTTGTCCACAtcatatttaattaaatataatagttttttctgaagtacttttttttttaccctttgACCTTAATTTATTACAAATCGTTTTAATTGTTCAATTATGAACAGTTTTCTGATAGTTATTAATAGAAACGGAGATGTTACGTTTCACAGGCCTACACTGTAAGCTACCGTGACTGTTTCTCACCTCAAACCAGAGAGCATCGGCCACATACAGGAAGTGGAAGAGTGATACCAGACAAAGAGCTGGGGAAGGATACTGGTTCTGCTGACATGACTTGGCAATAAAACATAGGTCCAGCATCACCCAGCCAATCAGGCCTGGACGCAGCTCAAAGAAAAACTTCAGATCAAAGCTTTTGAATCGAGGGTTCAACTCACGGCCCATGAAGAAGTCATAAATATGGTTTTCTGAAACAACAGCCAGACAAAAACATTaattatgtttatataaactGTTGGAAAAAATCACCAATCAGTGTTTTTGCACTCTGTAACACTATCACTGGAAAACATAATTCAGATGATTAAAGTGTCTCAAGTAATAACCATTACTAGATACACTCCACCATGGTACAAATGGACATCAATCTGACATAATAAAGTCATAGCTCAGATACCTgccattgttctttttttcttttttaagatACAAAGTCAGCATCAAAACCATGCAACTATTACAATCTCTTTATAGTGTAAACCAAAATCTTATTCTTACACATGTTATGATGTAACTGATAAGTAGGCAAGCCAAAATGTCAGTTTTTCTCTGACACCTGATcaacacatacacgtacattgAAATTACTGTGTGCAAAAACTGGCATTTAATGTTATTTACAGCGGCATAAATATGGTCTGAAGTTTCTTCCATACAATTTATAGAAGAATTCTGGCACTCCAGCAGTTGACAGGGTAAGTTAAACTCACCTGTGTTTCCACGAGAGGACAGGTAAAACCTGGAAACCCAAAATGAGCGAATGTAAAGGAAAACGCTCAGGACAATTGAGAAAAGAGTGGCTATGGTGATCAGGGGAGGAATTTGTCGTAAACCCTTGTGACGGGAACCTTGAGGAACACAGCCAATCCAAATGCAGCCAAGCTCAAAACAAGGGCAATAAATCCTGGATGAAATAAGAAACAGAGTCCTTACAGAAACTGATCAACTAGAATCAATTTTAACAACATACtactgaaaataatgtttttgtgaTAGTTAAACACAGAGTTCATACAACCAGAAGCATAGTCAGAATCTTGTATGTGAGCCACACCTAAACAGCCATGCCTTAGTTAATGTTGTCCTATAGGCCAAAGTCGTCCGTTTCCAGCTTTTGAGTTTTTGGCCGTCTCCATGTGATCTACAGTGTCAATGATAATTTGCACTTGAAAGTACATGCACTCAACACATATACCCTGTGCACAAATATCAATAttatatgtgatgtcttcaACATTTATTGTTAATAAATGTCTTGAGTGCCTGACATTTACTGCTAAATAGTATGCAACAGATCATCGTGTAAGCACAATGTTGCTAAAGAATATAATGAACAGCACAACATTTCAGATCTTAAATCTGAACAGAGCTGacatagatttatttttattttcagcagTCAAAACTGGAGTTCCTAAACAAACTTCATCCTAATAGATACCTACCATTGCACCGATACTTTAGTTTTCTTGCCCCTTTGATGGGCTGGCCAGATACAAGACGACCAATGGGTAGAGAATATATCAAAGCCTGGAATACCAGCCAGCCAAAGAATATCAGAGTGGCTTCGCGATCAAATAACACTCTCCAATTTGATGGTAGCCTCGGCAATTTTCTTATGGAGCACTGGTCCTggtagaaaaagaaacaatgaGAGTTTACATGTTTGAACACTAACAGCAAAAACATTGAAATTCCATGATAAACTGCCAGCCATAGCTATCTATGCTAGAGAGCATAAAAGTCTATAAGCAACTTATCAAACAATAGAAGTTTAGAAACcagtttaaaatttttctttgaCTGTGAATATTATTTAGCCCCCAACAATACGCCCCCCAAAAAGCAATTCAGCTATTAACCCATAAATGCATATCACGAATGATGACAGGCCATGAGCAAATCAAAAATCAAGTTTTGTTAGTCactttaaaagcaaaaaaagcaaactaatttttttttttaatgttgacaAAAAAGATCTCAAAATACTGAACCTAAAAGCATTGAAAAGACTTACCTACATGCataaactacatatacattagGAGAGAAAGATACTGTTTAAAGATGTCCAGGAacattaaatacacatacaacaaaCCTTTGAGCACATGAATGTCAATCCATAGACAGTTGCTGGTAGCAAGAACATGAGGAAAAAAGCCCCTATAGCACCCCCAAATTCACGCTCCACTTGCTTCCTAGAACTCTTATCGTTATCAGTGCTTTCACTGGACACAGATCTGAAGTCATCTGACtgagaaaacaaataatcagGTTAGAGCAATGTATAATCTGTCAGACATGTTTTCAGaagttataaaaaaatattccgGGAGCAAATATCAGTGTCATAAATGtcaacacaagtacatgtatgttatgtgccTAAAAATGGggtgaacaaaagaaaattcTAAATACCTCAATAATACATGACATAATAaagagggtaaaaaaaaaaaaagagtatttTAGATTTTTAACAAAACATTTAGATTTCACCATTAGAACATGAATCAGAGCTGTATTAAACAGTGATTGCTACCCTAAAACAGGTCACACGGAATTCTGAAGTCTCACCAATGGACTTGTCAAAGCAGCTATTCTAGCAGATTTACGAGTTGGTGTTTCTTCTCGCATTGTAGTCCTGCTTGATCGAGTAGATCTCAACTTCACTTCACTGTCTACACTGTCAGTCTTAAGTACTGGCTTCTCCTTTTCCATTCTCTTTTCTAAAGTCCTCTCAGAGACAACTTTTCCTGGGGTAGTAGACTCTACAGGTTTTCTTGCCCGACTGCGAGAGGATGAGCGACTTCTAGCGCGTCCTCGACTCCTGCTGCGACTCCTACTACGACTCCTGCCGCGCGAACCGGCCCTTCCCGGTGACTTAGAGGACTGTAAGACAAAGAAGTTATTTGAAGCATCTGATCATTTACAAGTATGATACCACTGTTGCATCTACATAATGGCAACATGGAAACATAAGCATCAGGATCGAAATACGTTGCCATGTAATCTGACTAttgaacacacatgtacatatctgccATGCTTTGACACTGGCTAATTGTTACTGGATTTTGTCTGTCTGGCCTTTATTCCAGTCCCTTCAAATACAAAGTACATTTAATCTGCCAAAGTCGTGAATTAGGCAAAGAAGACAAACAGAATTGGTTCAACAAAGAAAGGctatcatttaaaatattttcgaTGGGTAAACCCAACtgacatccccccccccccccctcgccAAAAAAGGTACCTACTcaccagttttttttatcagaatttTGATGTCGgttttttacatttctgttcatgttaattcctttaaaattcatttgtttcatttgaaagaaaaaaaaatagttcccTACTGACCtaccccattttttttttatatgtttagaTTACATCCAACAAAGAACTTAAGGATAGCCTTTTTGAAAAACGATAACGTTCTATACCAACAAGCTGACTGCATTACTGTGCTCAGTAATAAATATGAGGACTATTAACTGTCTATTTTCAGCGCATCACTTTGCCCAATGTTTACAATGCCAGCTGTCAGTTCCTTTTCATGctgaaatgttcacaaaaacatCTTgcataaaatatcactttctACATTCAAAGTACACAGAATATAACACTTTCTCCAGTCCTGCTtttattgtgtatatatgtctgatttgattggatttattcaccagaaagaaagtagaaaaggaAGAACATCTCAATACCTCTCTGTACCTAAACCTCTTGTATCcgcatggttatatataaatatatatacacacacatacatatacatacatatacatacacacccgcaaacacacaggcacaagcatatgtatgtacatgtacgtatattcatacaaatacatcttaaatattatcgtaatgtgcacagtataagtaggcctatataataatggtttttcttaatcaaggttaatacaaacaggtatatacacacacacataattacatatgtacagatacatcagtttgtcaacatAATACAACTTATAGCACTCTGGCGGGAGCAGAAACCCCAAAGGGCTTATTGTATcccataacatgtttaaatttaattgacaagagatgcTAACTGGTTAATACTCATATGTTGGAATGAAGCACTTGCACATACGTACACGTGTACCTAATTATGCATACACATAGTAGTTACTACTGTAGCACCCACTCCTAAATGTAAGGATATACAGACAGTAAAGAGAATTTACATtcgtaaatatgtgtacaaatatgcacacgcacacatgtgcacttatgtattaatattcatatcaatCAAGGCGACAACAATATACTATCAAGAGAAAACATTAAGCAAGCAACTACGTGTCGCAACTGAGTTAAttcaaaatgtatgtacaattgTGGATGACTTGGTGTAGTAATGATTATAGCTATATGCTTCAtcagctgtatatttttctcagGAGTCTGCACACAACACACAATTGCACacaattttcagcttttttaacaaaataaagttTGATTTAAATATTATAACAGGTCACTAAATTTACATTTGCAATCAACCATCGCTGAGATTATTGCCACAGCGACATGATTACCCACAGCAATACAGATTAAAGGAGTTATTTGCTTTGAGTCGAAGTATTACTTGTTGTTTACAAGGCATGAAGGATTTATGAAATTATCTTTCTTGTCATCTTTATTTAACTTTTGGTCTAACCTACTCTTAAGTCGTAGAAATGTTTTCAAGACAAGGCTTAACCAGGTCTCAGCAGTAGGTCTGACAGTTAATGAGCTAAtccagtgatgtacatgtatattgttattaACACTGTGATAACAAATTTAAGGGGGATAACAAGTCGGCGGGAGGGAAGCAAAGTTATTGGGAATACAAGCAATTTTCACCTGATGTTGCATTGCGAGATTCACGATAACGAAAGCACAATATGTATTTAAGGTAAGCTGGTTAGGTAATGACAACACACAGGAAAATCTATTCAGCCAGAAAAGAAGGTTTTGCAATACAGATCTATTACAATATCCTTAAACATCCCCATATGTGCCTTTGTTGGAGAATTAGAGTTTGATCGACTaacttgttgttttatgccgcaccgaaggcaagtaaaccatcccacctgagccattatactgatacgggtcaaccagtcgttgcaccatccccttcatgctgaatgccaagcgaagaagttacaactccctctttaaagtcttaggtgtgactcgacccaggattgatcctggatctgccGCTATCCAGACCAGTCACtttaatacaaaaccactgATCATTGGCAAGCCCGTAACAACTCCCCCATTTGAATTATACAGTGGTGAAGGCCAGTTTTCCAAAGAATAAAGCCTCTTTCTTTTATACAGTTCTAATAGCGTCATCATCCACCCGCCACCAAGACCCCttgaaatttattcatttatttatatatttgattggtgttttatgccgtactcaagaatacttcacttatacgagggcagccagcattatgatgggaggaaacggggcagcgcccaggggaaacccacgaccattcgctgGTTGCAGGAAGACCCTTGAAATTAACCACTGAACTAACTGCAGTGGAATGAGGAAATTCCTAGCATTCCTACGCAAATCTTACCCAGATCTCCAGGTTAGGAATCTTTTGTGATACCCACTAGATCACCGCCTCCAAAATTCAGAAttcagagaaaagaaaattctttacattatttatacattttatttggcATATATTTTAATGTCCAGCATTTAGCAAGACTTTAACTTCGGTAAAATAATGTCACACGTGCTTGCCGTAGAGCATTAAACAAAGAGCCTCATGCTTCACAGCTGAACATGCAGCACACACTGGTAAAACTGTCTTGTACTGCTTCTGAAGCTCAGTGTCTACTGTTCCTTTATCTGTCCCACAGAAACAACACAAATCCCTCTGACCAATGTCAGAACTGTAGTATGGACTTTACACGCGGAACTCACAGGTGATACCCAGGATTATTTGGTGGGGTGACAGGAGCTCCacacaaatacttgtacttcgTAATGGTAGTTATGAGCTGAACCTGCTGGCGCTCAGTAAGTTTACTTCTGGAATAAACCACGCTTGGTTTCTTACACTCCACACATGCAAACACCGCTAGTGCATTTTGGGCTGTTAACACTGCAAGCTCTACAGAAATGCCACTTTCTGTGGTAAGATGCCACTTCTTTTGTGCTCTTTCTGGTCACTTTAGCTGTGGGAACAAACCCTCAACATGCTGTTTAGCCTCTTGAATTGCAGCATCTTCTACAGGCTGCTGAATAAAGATAGGCTTCCCTTTATGGACAGTTTTTTAAAGGGGCCTTCTATAGTTTCTTTAAAGGACCTGATGCTGTTTGTCCAGGCTTCTTTCAGACCGGGAACCTTCTGTTTCATGTCCCTCATATTGTTCATATTGCCACATCTGCCAAATTTCGCTTCCATTTCTTGAGAGCCTTTTTTTTTGCGCTCTAGAGCACAATTCTGGAGGCCCAAATTTAAGACTGACATGATGCATTCTGCCATATTTGTCCAGCTTTGTCCTGATGTACACCTTGCTGCAATGAGCATGTCTAGATCAAACTTTGTGAACAGATGAATAAGTGAGCATTTTACACTttctaaattatttctttgatctGTTCCACCATCTGAAAATTTGAGTAAATCTTTCGTGTTGACTCCACTGTGCCAAGCTGCTGCTCAAGAGCAACAGCGTGCCTGAATTGACCTGAAGGCTGAAACACTGCGTCGTTTAGCACGACAGACACTTCACTGAAGGATTTACTGACTTCATCAGGTATGTCTACTTTTAAACACACAACTGGTGTTAAACTGCCTTTGTGGTTCACACCATGGTCCAGTGCGGATATTGTGGTATTGACTGGTGCCTCGGACCCCTGTGGACATCAGTAAACCTGGCTCCTTAAGTGGAATCTTTGGTTTGTCGTCACACCTGAGAAAAACACACAGCTCCCCCAAGGCAACAGACAGACATTTCATATACTTCAAAAGAACAGCGCAATAATGGTCATCCGGATGATGGGCATGCAACTGCCTTCTCTGTATTTTATATTGAACATCAAAACACTCTGTAAAGTTTAAAGCTGAGTGTAACATAGACGTTGCTTGGAGTGAACTGAAGACAAACCAGGGCAGATGATGGTATTTCTGTTCCCTCTGGACATAGGTCCTTGGCTTGCTGTATcaaaactttcaatgaaataaaactcaTATATAAAACTCAACATGTGCCAAACGTATAGTAGAAATTAATCATATCAATTACTTATTCATTCTTTCTGCGATTAAAATTGACACTAACCCTGCAGAGGTatagcttgaaaaaaaaacaatacagcaAACAAGTACACTGAGAATGAGGAAATCGAACTATATAAACGATGCAGGTTGAAATATCTGTCTGGCAGTTAGGCTACACTGAACCCAAAGATTTCTGGCTTGATACCAGAAACTGATGATGACTTAGGTATGGAAAACAAGTTTCACATTCAGGAGCTAATGTAATACAGTAAGATTCTTAAAAAGCCATATAATTATCCATAAAAtcttaaaatgtatgaaaaattgAAATTCGTGCAAAACTTTAGGGAATTATGGTATTAAAAAAGgaacataaatgttaaatagtgttaaaacTATGAACAAAccacagaaaatctgtttttgCCTCACTTAAAAGCATGAAAATGTTCTGAAGGATAGTTAaatattaaagagaaaaaatacatgtaaaaataatgaaTCTTTCATAGCTATGCAAAAGAAGCTagacagaataaaaaataaatataatcatgcTTGTAGGTAAACGTTGCTAAATGTTGAGTTAGACAGCTGAATGTGGATGGTGCTAAATTAAACAATGATAAATgttgatgttaattttgtcacagCAGGGAGTCCATTGGGTGATGTCTCTGGGGTtcagtgacatatttttttttcaagacacACAGTACTTTGCTGATACATACAGGAAGAATTCAGGCaagggaaaaaaatacattaccaTGAACTGGATctgaaattgaaataaaaaacaaaaataaatttcaaagtGTAAACCATCAGATATACAATATTCAGCACTGATATACCTGCTAAACAGGTAAAATAAGGTACACTTTAGTTGTATACTGCCAGTATTAGTACTAAGATAAGGGTGTTATTACATTccaaaatctgtttaaaaaacttCAAGTACTAAGTTCATATAAAGAAATGAACCCCACAAAAACAAGCTAACAAAACAAATTGCACACATCTGGGTACTGACCATTAAGGCTTAGCAACATATATAAAGTGATGAAAGTAAACCCCACCTGTCAATGTCCTGTGGGCCATGATGGGGTGGTCAGTGTCAGATTCAGCCAGCGACCTGGGTTTAATTACAAGTGGGGCCACGGCAAGGAATTAAGAaattgtcagtgacttgccaaagatcggtaCTTTACCCCGGTTTCTTTTggaggtttcctccacctactCTTGAGAGaggagtaaaacaacaatctgTCTGTCAGTCACTGTCTCCTAAAGTTTATACCTGAATCTCTGCCAGAGTCCTGTATTAAACTGTGAGTACCCAAGCGTACTTGTATTCCGTAAagaataaacagaaataaacaaaaacacagactAACAAACAATGTTTGTGTACAAAAACAAGCAGAACTTGGAACAAACCTGGGTTGAGTAACCACCTATTGAATCAGCTACAGCTACCGAGAAACTACATCCTTCTCGTCTTTCCAATTCGATTACATCATTAAACAGTATGTCCTTGTCTGATAATTTTTCGCTGGTCATCCCAGagcttaacaaaaaaaataatcaattaaAAATACCACAAGAATGTAAGTCAAGAAAATGAATCTTTGAAAAACATGATCCAAATGTTCAAACAAAcgaaagcaataaataaataaaaggagaAATCAAGTATTTTATGAACTGGTGACACTTAGACAAGAAAACTGCAACAGATAGGAGCTTGGGTACGACAAGGACAGGAATGAAGTCTAAAATGTTCAGGAATAAAATAGTGTGGGCCTACCAGTACCTGGACACTTTTGTAGAAGGCAGCCTTTTTTCTTTGTCCATCAGAACATCAAACGCCGTTCTAGACGTGACCTCCAATGCGTCGGTAATTTCAGGTGCGCCGTTGCAAGTACACTTAAAGTGTATAAACCGTATATTGAAGAATTTGACTGCTGAAAACACCGGAGTTGTAAGATCGACTATGTCGATCCACGGTCCATCTTTCGTGGATGAACAAGACAACGATGATAAACTGAGTTCTTCCGGATCGTGAAGCGTTTGTATAAGCTCTTTAAAAGTCTGAGACTCGCTGACATTAACAAACAGGCGCTTGGCCGTCTTATTTTTCCCGCATCGGTCGACAAGTGCGCATAACAGCACCATTTTGTCTAATCCACAACACAAGGACCAATCAGACTCGTAACTTTCTCTCCCGGAATACGCGAATTTGTGCGGAAGCCAAATGACGGAATACTACCGAGTTCACCGAAGCGATATTCGCATATTTGCACAACACAGATCAGACGGGAAAGGGAACAGGACAAaactttcaaataaaattattttataaaaataattagaATTGGAGGAAAAAATAGGGTTGGTCGGGTGGCCGGAAactcaacatatttttttttaggccTAACATGAATATGAACTTAGCAACACTATGGCCAAGCACTCTGACATAAGATGATGTTATTAAAATATGATCCAAACCTAAAGTGATGGACGTCATTCTGGGAATATTCCAGTGATCTTATTCTCTCCACTTCCACTGAATCCATGCCTTATTTTGCTCAGGCACTGAGTACTTGACTGAGGACACATCACGTCTGTCACCAGTATTGCGTGCATAGTGAGGCATATAACTGACTTGTTCATATGAAGATGAAACAGTACCCCGTGAATAACAAACAGATAACAAAAATTAATTAAGTGCAAGTGAGATTAGCAGAAGAGCAGCCCCGAGTCATTCCTTCTCTATTTCAGTGTGGAGTCTAGATTTCTCCATGTTctctttcattttaacattgGTTTAACATTATCTAGTATAATGTTAATCACGCCATGCAATGTCACAAATGACAACCATTCATCCACAAAGAAGCCTGTTAGACTTTGTCCAGGTACATGTTAAGTGGTATGGTTCATAACGTGTGTCAGGTGGTCGCCTAcggctacacatgtacattccactagcacatgtacctcacatgtacatttaataaaaGCTTACAGTAAAGTCTAAGTATATCTATACACAGAAACCAGTCCTGCACACCTTTACCTGGTCAAGTTGTTATAACAGTCAAACTATATGCTGTAAGAGGCACACTGTATGTTTGGAGACCAGAGGTCAAAGGTGACATGGCCTGATGCATGAATCAGGTGATATGTTATAGAGCTCCTGCCAGCCTACCTAGTTGATTACCTCATACACCACACCTTGGTTAAGTATTTAAAAAGCGGCTAACAAAGCTGAGTAATTCAGTCAGTCCTGACGAGAAAGGGACTTGGTTGTTCAAAAACCCTATTAACAATTAAGACTATACTTAATTGTGGGAAAAAATGAGTTTGAtattggcatacatgtactttgacatTAAAGAGTGTCTCGATACTTTGCTTTTATCCTTTAAAGTCTTTAAAGCAAACATTCAAATCATGTTCAAACTGCAGATCCAAAAGTACAatataaattatgataataatgaCAGCTATGAGCTTAATAAGACaggaaagatgaaaaaaaaaaatggcaattCAAATACAGAGGATTAAATTGTCCATGGAGTTATACCTAAGTgacaagtttatgttttgtgaatttcCCATAATAAGCAGCATAAATattaggccaaaattaaaatattgtttgtgcATATGTGGTTGATGTTTAGGtgatgcagaaaaaaaaagtcagagTGTCAATTTCCTGTCATTTTAAAACTATCTGCCACTTTATAGGTTTACTTCACTCAAACattagctgtcaaaacaaca encodes the following:
- the LOC135466523 gene encoding LOW QUALITY PROTEIN: delta(14)-sterol reductase TM7SF2-like (The sequence of the model RefSeq protein was modified relative to this genomic sequence to represent the inferred CDS: inserted 1 base in 1 codon), with translation MPSPRKSSKSPGRAGSRGRSRSRSRSRSRGRARSRSSSRSRARKPVESTTPGKVVSERTLEKRMEKEKPVLKTDSVDSEVKLRSTRSSRTTMREETPTRKSARIAALTSPLSDDFRSVSSESTDNDKSSRKQVEREFGGAIGAFFLMFLLPATVYGLTFMCSKDQCSIRKLPRLPSNWRVLFDREATLIFFGWLVFQALIYSLPIGRLVSGQPIKGARKLKYRCNGFIALVLSLAAFGLAVFLKVPVTRVYDKFLXLITIATLFSIVLSVFLYIRSFWVSRFYLSSRGNTENHIYDFFMGRELNPRFKSFDLKFFFELRPGLIGWVMLDLCFIAKSCQQNQYPSPALCLVSLFHFLYVADALWFEDAILTTMDILHDGFGFMLVFGDIVWVPFLYSLQTRFLLEHPQEWRWYGLAAIAVLNLVGYIVFRGSNSQKNEFRKDPQNPTLAHLETIPTASGRRLLVSGWWGLCRHPNYLGTLIMALAWSLPTGFSHILPYFYPIYFLVLLVHRSNRDNHSCRKKYGPSWERYCERVKYQIFPHIY